The following proteins are co-located in the Bacteroidales bacterium genome:
- a CDS encoding DNA translocase FtsK 4TM domain-containing protein, translating to MAEKIKEKEEPSKKSTKSTKPSGKSKSFLSDERVKFLFGILITGFAMYLLLACVSYLFWWKTDQSLPDSEIISGAEVQVRNWSGKSGHFLAKMIIGFGFGYGAFFIPVIFGTIGLYLLNFPKISLFKLIVKFTFAAIFLSLILGYIFGQANGYLISGPGGAQGYLITRWMNSFMGKVGTGVLMAFLTISYLIFALKVKPESFGLKIPQFLRFRKKAEEGAVPETITDPLIPEDEQEDMEPDADEPVEFIVKNTNTTPEDDFDEIVPEVGGTGSIIRDFDADEEEVPVVPEEGHVPINIIRPDASDMLSDQEVQKIMENYDPRLDLSRYKFPPVSILKEHKSESAFDNTEVFENKENIIKTLGDHKISIKSISATVGPTVTLYEIVPERGVRLARIKSLEDDIALNLSALGIRIIAPIPGRGTVGIEVPNKKPEMVSMRSLITSKAFQETKFDIALALGRTITNEPYIVDLTKMPHLLVAGATGQGKSVGINAIITSILYKKHPAEVKFVLIDPKRVELPLYMKIERHFLAKLPDEEDAIITDTQKVIKTLNSLCIEMDNRLELLKAAQSRNIKEYNEKFVSRKLSPEKGHKYLPYIVLIIDEFADLIMTAGREIEGPIGRLAQLARAIGIHLIISTQRPSANIITGFIKANFPTRIAFRVFSSIDSRTILDATGADRLVGRGDMLVSSGNEPVRVQCAFIDTPEIEELTDFIGSQKGYADAMHLPEYVDDSETGALDVDLKKRDSMFEEAAKLVVQHQQGSTSLIQRKLSIGYNRAGRIIDQLEAAGVVGPFEGSKARDVLCTDFIALEQILKRLE from the coding sequence ATGGCAGAGAAGATAAAAGAGAAGGAAGAGCCTTCTAAAAAAAGCACAAAATCCACAAAACCATCCGGAAAATCAAAATCATTTCTTTCTGATGAAAGGGTAAAATTCCTCTTTGGAATTCTGATAACCGGATTTGCCATGTACCTTTTACTCGCATGTGTCTCTTATCTCTTCTGGTGGAAAACAGATCAAAGCCTTCCCGACTCTGAAATAATATCCGGAGCAGAGGTACAGGTTAGAAACTGGTCAGGGAAAAGCGGCCACTTCCTGGCCAAAATGATAATCGGTTTTGGCTTTGGATATGGTGCATTTTTTATACCGGTAATATTTGGAACAATAGGCCTTTACCTTCTTAACTTCCCCAAAATAAGCCTCTTCAAACTAATTGTAAAATTCACTTTTGCTGCAATATTCCTGTCATTAATCCTTGGATATATTTTTGGCCAGGCAAACGGATACCTGATAAGCGGTCCGGGTGGTGCACAGGGTTATTTGATAACCCGATGGATGAATTCCTTTATGGGAAAGGTTGGAACAGGGGTATTAATGGCCTTTCTGACAATCTCATACCTGATTTTTGCACTGAAAGTGAAACCTGAATCATTCGGATTAAAGATCCCTCAGTTCCTGAGATTCAGAAAAAAGGCAGAGGAGGGTGCTGTACCAGAGACTATTACTGACCCGCTGATCCCGGAAGATGAGCAGGAAGATATGGAGCCTGATGCAGATGAGCCTGTTGAGTTTATTGTCAAAAACACGAATACAACACCTGAAGATGATTTTGACGAAATTGTACCCGAAGTGGGGGGAACCGGTTCTATAATTCGCGATTTTGATGCAGATGAAGAAGAAGTTCCTGTCGTACCTGAAGAGGGTCACGTACCTATAAATATAATACGTCCCGATGCCAGCGACATGCTTTCCGATCAGGAGGTGCAGAAAATAATGGAAAACTATGATCCCCGACTTGATCTTTCACGTTATAAGTTTCCTCCCGTTTCAATACTTAAAGAACATAAATCTGAAAGTGCCTTCGATAACACTGAAGTCTTTGAAAACAAGGAGAACATAATTAAAACACTGGGAGATCATAAGATCAGTATTAAGAGCATTTCAGCAACAGTTGGTCCGACAGTAACTCTATATGAAATTGTCCCCGAAAGAGGTGTGAGACTTGCTCGTATCAAGTCGCTGGAGGACGACATTGCACTTAATCTTTCTGCTCTTGGGATCAGAATTATAGCACCTATTCCGGGTAGAGGTACCGTCGGTATTGAGGTGCCAAATAAAAAGCCTGAGATGGTATCAATGAGGTCTCTCATAACTTCAAAAGCATTCCAGGAGACAAAGTTTGATATAGCCCTTGCACTTGGTAGAACAATTACAAACGAGCCATATATTGTAGATCTCACCAAGATGCCTCACTTACTTGTGGCTGGTGCAACGGGACAGGGAAAATCAGTCGGGATAAATGCCATAATCACATCAATTCTGTATAAGAAACACCCTGCTGAGGTAAAATTTGTGCTTATAGATCCCAAAAGGGTGGAGTTACCGCTTTACATGAAGATCGAAAGACATTTTCTTGCCAAGCTGCCGGATGAAGAAGATGCAATTATTACTGATACCCAGAAAGTTATAAAGACATTAAACTCGTTATGCATTGAGATGGACAACAGGCTGGAGCTGCTTAAGGCTGCCCAGTCACGTAACATCAAGGAGTATAATGAGAAGTTTGTTTCAAGAAAGCTTAGTCCTGAAAAAGGTCATAAATACCTGCCATATATTGTACTTATAATAGATGAATTTGCCGACCTGATAATGACTGCCGGCAGGGAGATTGAAGGACCGATAGGCCGGCTTGCCCAGCTAGCCAGAGCAATAGGGATCCACCTTATAATATCCACACAGAGACCTTCCGCAAATATCATTACCGGATTCATCAAAGCCAACTTCCCCACACGTATTGCATTCAGGGTCTTTTCTTCAATAGACTCAAGAACCATACTTGACGCTACAGGTGCTGACAGACTTGTCGGACGGGGCGATATGCTTGTTTCATCGGGGAATGAGCCGGTAAGGGTACAATGTGCATTTATTGATACGCCTGAGATCGAAGAACTTACTGATTTCATCGGATCGCAGAAAGGCTATGCCGACGCTATGCATCTGCCTGAATATGTTGATGACAGTGAAACCGGAGCCCTCGATGTTGACCTTAAGAAAAGAGACTCAATGTTTGAGGAAGCCGCAAAACTTGTGGTTCAGCACCAGCAGGGATCAACATCTCTTATACAAAGAAAACTATCAATCGGGTATAATCGTGCAGGCAGAATCATCGACCAGCTGGAGGCAGCAGGTGTTGTTGGACCGTTCGAGGGAAGCAAAGCCCGTGATGTTCTCTGCACCGACTTTATAGCTTTGGAACAGATTTTGAAGAGGCTTGAGTAA
- a CDS encoding C40 family peptidase, with translation MERYICENVFVPLRSGPSHKSEMLSQVLFGEKYDVVDKAGKWIKVETLFDKYMGWLDMDHLQNTPDEDNASGTTLNKSLLCYKNDKTKIVLEAGCEVYNPDFNKKQFNIGKNIYTTSDDFSSSYFTTDESFSDTALKFINSPYIWGGRIPSGIDCSGLVQLVYKIHGISIPRDSWQQAEAGRSIDFINESEPGDLVFFDNDRGKISHVGMIFSKGLIIHASGRVRIDSIDHQGIFKPEIKSYSHKLRTIRRIV, from the coding sequence ATGGAAAGATATATATGTGAGAATGTTTTTGTTCCGCTGCGTTCCGGTCCTTCACATAAATCGGAAATGCTAAGTCAGGTACTCTTCGGGGAAAAATATGATGTTGTTGATAAGGCAGGGAAATGGATCAAGGTAGAGACTCTCTTTGATAAATATATGGGATGGCTCGACATGGACCATTTGCAAAACACACCAGATGAGGACAATGCATCAGGAACGACTCTTAATAAATCTTTATTGTGTTATAAAAATGACAAAACAAAAATAGTACTTGAAGCAGGATGCGAAGTATATAATCCTGATTTCAATAAGAAGCAATTTAATATTGGTAAAAACATTTATACAACCTCGGATGATTTCAGCTCATCGTATTTTACAACTGATGAGTCATTTTCCGATACTGCATTGAAATTTATAAATAGCCCTTACATCTGGGGTGGCAGGATCCCTTCAGGGATTGATTGTTCAGGACTGGTCCAGCTTGTATACAAGATCCACGGAATATCAATCCCGCGAGATAGCTGGCAGCAGGCAGAAGCGGGAAGAAGTATTGATTTCATTAACGAATCAGAACCCGGCGACCTTGTATTTTTCGATAATGACAGAGGTAAGATCTCACATGTGGGTATGATATTTTCGAAAGGACTTATAATACATGCCTCAGGCAGGGTAAGGATCGATTCAATTGATCATCAGGGGATATTCAAGCCGGAGATAAAGTCATACTCCCATAAACTAAGGACGATTAGAAGAATTGTCTGA
- a CDS encoding outer membrane lipoprotein carrier protein LolA, protein MRLRFISLTLLMLLSISLAAQSEQEAIKILDRFSSNALGAPSVSMKFNLITFDQAENTKDTLKGSIILSKDKYNLELPDNTIWFNGDISWSYLPAEKEVTITKPDRKNNSFQNRPSSIFSMYKNGYKCRLIEDKSDTWTIDLYPEDIKSDLLRVRLLIGKSLLNLRSLEYKKRDGVVITLNVVDYNLKQKPVAETFVYPAAKFKGVEVVDMR, encoded by the coding sequence ATGCGACTCAGATTTATAAGTTTAACATTATTAATGCTTCTGTCTATTAGCTTAGCAGCACAGTCAGAACAGGAAGCCATTAAAATCCTTGACAGGTTTTCATCTAATGCCCTTGGTGCTCCGTCGGTATCAATGAAATTCAATTTGATAACATTTGATCAGGCAGAGAACACTAAAGACACATTGAAAGGATCCATTATCCTGAGCAAGGATAAATATAATCTTGAGCTTCCTGACAATACGATCTGGTTCAACGGAGATATCTCATGGAGCTATCTTCCTGCTGAGAAGGAGGTTACTATAACCAAACCTGACAGGAAAAACAACTCTTTCCAGAACCGGCCCTCTTCAATTTTTTCGATGTATAAAAACGGTTACAAATGCAGGCTCATTGAAGATAAATCTGATACATGGACTATAGATCTTTACCCTGAAGATATTAAGAGTGATCTGCTCAGAGTCAGGCTCCTGATCGGTAAATCACTGTTAAATCTCAGATCCCTTGAATACAAAAAAAGAGATGGTGTTGTTATTACACTTAATGTAGTGGATTATAACTTAAAGCAAAAACCTGTTGCTGAAACATTTGTTTACCCCGCTGCAAAGTTCAAAGGTGTAGAGGTAGTAGATATGAGGTAA
- a CDS encoding HDIG domain-containing protein, giving the protein MIVTFSYLILYLFLSHFRHEVLLVTRKTLFIIITILSFLALTRILKDYPGLNLLFLIPFAIIPVIIRTFYDARLALFILLTTLMLAGFMVPEPFEFVVMNFITGMVAIFTLSNIYRKGKLFFTSLSVLISYSLLYFAFHLLNDGNVTGIVNYDFLLFAANSILILLSYPLIFMFEQRFLFLSDTTLLELADTNQPLLRKLAEEAPGSFQHSLQVANLAEEAARVTGANLLLVRTGALYHDIGKVANPDYYIENNKLGESPHENLNPKDSARVILNHVRNGVNLAKNFKVPVQIIDFIRTHHGTTIAYYFYKKYTDLQPWDTGSEKEFTYPGPRPFSKETAIVMMADAVEASSRSLAEFTEEKIGELVDRIIYLQEQDGQYSDAPLTYKDITDIKTAFKNRLSTIHHLRIAYPDRIS; this is encoded by the coding sequence ATGATAGTTACTTTTTCCTATCTTATTCTTTATCTTTTCCTTTCTCATTTCAGGCATGAAGTATTACTTGTCACAAGGAAGACCCTCTTTATTATTATTACAATTCTCAGCTTCCTGGCGCTTACAAGAATTCTTAAGGACTATCCAGGTTTAAACCTTCTTTTTCTAATTCCGTTTGCTATTATTCCTGTTATTATCAGAACATTCTATGATGCCAGACTGGCCCTGTTCATACTTCTGACAACCCTTATGCTTGCCGGGTTTATGGTACCTGAACCATTCGAATTTGTTGTTATGAATTTTATTACAGGCATGGTTGCAATTTTTACATTATCAAATATATACAGGAAAGGAAAACTGTTTTTTACTTCATTGTCTGTACTGATAAGTTACTCGCTGCTTTATTTTGCATTTCATCTTCTGAACGATGGCAATGTCACTGGGATTGTTAATTATGACTTCCTTCTGTTTGCTGCAAACAGCATTCTTATTTTATTAAGTTATCCGCTGATATTCATGTTTGAACAGCGTTTTCTGTTTTTATCTGATACAACTTTGCTTGAACTTGCCGATACTAACCAGCCACTTCTCAGGAAACTCGCCGAGGAGGCTCCGGGATCGTTTCAGCACTCGCTGCAGGTTGCCAACCTGGCTGAGGAGGCTGCAAGGGTAACCGGAGCAAACCTTCTCCTTGTGCGTACAGGAGCACTTTATCATGATATTGGAAAAGTAGCAAATCCTGACTATTACATTGAGAATAATAAGTTGGGTGAAAGTCCGCATGAGAATCTTAATCCGAAAGATAGTGCAAGAGTGATTCTTAATCATGTCAGAAACGGAGTGAATCTGGCTAAAAACTTCAAGGTGCCAGTTCAGATTATAGATTTTATCCGTACTCATCACGGTACAACGATTGCATATTATTTTTATAAGAAGTATACCGATCTGCAGCCATGGGATACAGGCAGCGAGAAGGAGTTTACATATCCTGGTCCCCGGCCATTTTCAAAAGAGACTGCCATTGTGATGATGGCTGATGCAGTGGAAGCATCTTCAAGAAGTCTTGCGGAATTTACGGAAGAGAAAATAGGAGAGTTGGTTGATCGTATTATTTATCTGCAGGAGCAGGATGGACAGTATTCCGATGCACCACTGACATACAAGGATATTACGGATATCAAAACAGCTTTTAAAAACCGTTTGTCCACAATCCATCATCTCCGTATCGCATATCCTGACAGGATTTCATAA